The DNA region GATGGAACTGGTCGACGGCGTGCCCGTCGACCGCTACTGCGACGAGCAGCGGCAGACGATCGAGCAACGGCTCGACGTCTTCCTCCGGATCTGTCGCGGCGTGCAGTACGCGCACCGGAACCTCGTGGTCCATCGCGACCTCAAGCCGGACAACATCCTGGTGCTCGCCGACGGTTCGCCGAAGCTGCTCGATTTCGGCGTCGCCAAGCTGCTCGCCGGTGCGCGGCCGCTCACCGGCGACGACGCGGTGGCAGCGTCGACCTGGGCGCTGACTCCCGACTTCGCGAGTCCGGAGCAGGTCAATGGCGGCCTGGTCACGACCGCGTCCGATGTCTACGCGCTCGGCGTGATCCTGCACCTGCTGCTCACGGGTCTGCCGCCGTATCGCCTTGGCACCGACACGCGGCCGGCGCTGGCGGCCACCCTCGCGGGCATCCGCCTCGCGGTGCCGAGCAGCCGCACGGGTGATGGCGACGCGGACGCCCGCGCCGCGCGTCGTCAGCTGAGGCCACGGGCCCTCGCGCGGCGACTGGCGGGTGACCTCGACGCGATCACGTTGCGCGCGCTGGCCGCCGATCCGGTCCAGCGCTACCAGACGGTCGACCAGCTGATAGACGACCTGCAGCGTCACTGTCAGAAGCGGCCCGTCCACGCGCGTCCGCGGACGCCGATCTACGTCGCGCGCCGCTTTGTCCGGCGCCACCGTGCCGGCGTGGCCGCGAGTGTCGCGGCGCTCGTGCTCGGTGCGGTCGGAGTCGGCGCGATCGTCCGGCAGTCGGCGATTGCACGCGAGGCGCAGGCGAGGGCCGAGGCCCGTTTCAGCGACCTGCGGGCCATGACTCGGGTGTTCATGTTCGACGTGCACGACGCGATCCTCACGGTCCCCGGGACGACCGAGGCACGCGCACTGATGGTTCGGACGGCCATGCAGTACCTCGAGCGGCTGGCGGCCGAGGCTGCCCCCGATCCGTCGTTGCGCAGGGAGTTGGCGGCCGGGTTCGTGAAGGTCGGCGACGCGCAGGGGAATCCATCGGGGCCCAACCTCGGTGATTCCGCGGGAGCTCGTGTCAGTTATGCGCGGGCCATCGACATCGCGGGCGCGCTGGTCGAGGCCGATGGCCACGATCTCGACGCGGCGCGCACCCTGGCGTTGGCTCATCGCCGATTGGCCGACGTGCTGGCGTGGATGGGCGACAAGGGCGCCGCGCTCACCCATGCCGAGGCGTCGGCGGCGCGGTTCACGCGCATCGCCGCCCTGCCCGGCGTGACGGCCGAGGATCGCCTGCAGGCCGTGATCGGGCAGATCAAGATGGGCGACCTGCTCGGCAACCCGAACCTGCCCAACCTCGGGCGTCCGGATGCAGCCATGGCGCAGTACGACAGGTCCCTGGTCGCCCTGCGCGCGCTCCTTGCCGCGACCCCGGCGGACCCTCGTGTGCGGCGCTACGTCGGGCTGACGTACGAACGGATTGGCTCGATCCACCAACTGGCGTCGCGTTGGCCCGACGCGGCCGTCGCCTACCGGGAGTCGTTCGCGATCCGGGAGTCGCTGGCCACGGCTGCTCCGGTGCATGTGGAGATCCAGCGCGACCTCGCGATCGCCTACGAGAAGCTCGCCAACGTCGAGCAGCGCATGGGGCATCCCGAGGCGGCGGTGACCTACGCACGGGGCGCGCTCGGGCGCTTCCAGCGGTTGGCGACGCTCGATGCCGCAAATGCCAACGCGGCGCGCAGCGTGGCAATCAGCCACGAGCACCTCGCCGACTTCCTGCTGGACCTCGGCCGGCCGCAGGACGCAGCGGTCGAACTCCGGGCGGCGCTCTCCACGCACCGGCAGCTGGCCGCGAGCGATGCAGCCAACGCCCAGGCGCCGTGCGACGCGGCACGCGTGGGTGATCGGGTCGGTGACCTTCTCGGCAACGGCCTGCCGACGCCTGGCGCGTGCGCCGCGTGGCGTGACGCCGAGCGGTTGCGTCGCAGCCCCGCCGCCGGCGGGTGCGGTGCCTCCGGGGATGCCGCCACATCCATCGCCGGACGTCTGGCCAGGTGCGGCGGGGCGGCCGGCGGGGCGCGCTGACGTGACGGATCGTGAGGAGGTGGCGCGCCTGCTCGACGAGAGCGCTGCGGGTCACGAAGATGCGGCCGCGCGCCTCTTCCCGATCGTGTACGACCAACTGCGCCGCCTCGCCGCTGCGGCGCTGCGTCGCGAGCGCGCCGACCACACGCTGCAGCCGACCGCGCTCGTCCACGAGGCCTTCCTGCGGCTCGTCGACATCCCCGAAGCGCGGTGGAGTAACCGGGGCCACTTCGTCGCCATTGCAGCGCGCGCGATGCGACGGGTACTCGTGGACCACGCGCGCGGCCGCAGCGCGCTCAAGCGCCG from Luteitalea sp. TBR-22 includes:
- a CDS encoding serine/threonine-protein kinase yields the protein MDDRWPEVRRLFQEASEREGAQRDAFLSTVPDGPVLHEVRSLLAWHAPDTGFLETPAITSWPSAQAPAPESLVGSAIGPWRIVGQIGAGGMGVVYRAVRADAAFEREVALKVVGALGHSPAGIERFLLERETLARLDHPAIARLLDGGTTPGGSPYFVMELVDGVPVDRYCDEQRQTIEQRLDVFLRICRGVQYAHRNLVVHRDLKPDNILVLADGSPKLLDFGVAKLLAGARPLTGDDAVAASTWALTPDFASPEQVNGGLVTTASDVYALGVILHLLLTGLPPYRLGTDTRPALAATLAGIRLAVPSSRTGDGDADARAARRQLRPRALARRLAGDLDAITLRALAADPVQRYQTVDQLIDDLQRHCQKRPVHARPRTPIYVARRFVRRHRAGVAASVAALVLGAVGVGAIVRQSAIAREAQARAEARFSDLRAMTRVFMFDVHDAILTVPGTTEARALMVRTAMQYLERLAAEAAPDPSLRRELAAGFVKVGDAQGNPSGPNLGDSAGARVSYARAIDIAGALVEADGHDLDAARTLALAHRRLADVLAWMGDKGAALTHAEASAARFTRIAALPGVTAEDRLQAVIGQIKMGDLLGNPNLPNLGRPDAAMAQYDRSLVALRALLAATPADPRVRRYVGLTYERIGSIHQLASRWPDAAVAYRESFAIRESLATAAPVHVEIQRDLAIAYEKLANVEQRMGHPEAAVTYARGALGRFQRLATLDAANANAARSVAISHEHLADFLLDLGRPQDAAVELRAALSTHRQLAASDAANAQAPCDAARVGDRVGDLLGNGLPTPGACAAWRDAERLRRSPAAGGCGASGDAATSIAGRLARCGGAAGGAR
- a CDS encoding ECF-type sigma factor codes for the protein MTDREEVARLLDESAAGHEDAAARLFPIVYDQLRRLAAAALRRERADHTLQPTALVHEAFLRLVDIPEARWSNRGHFVAIAARAMRRVLVDHARGRSALKRRSAEVRVPLDDVDVPSGPAGDVDLVALDEALARLASVDERQARIVELRFFGGLTVEETAVLMGSSPRTVKRDWHMARAWLRRELARLEPR